CATCACACAGCAGATTCAGGGCTATGTTTATCCACGGCACATTTGTTGTATCTTGACAGCTTGAAACATGCAGGAATGGATTAACATAGAGCACAGCAGACAGCTTGCTCCGGTGGGAAGAGCATAGCCTCTTGGCCGCTAGCTGTATAGGCAAGATATTCACCTCTCTTAGTTTCCTCTATCAAACAGGGGCCAAAGCAATAATATCTATCAAATGGTATAGTGGAGAGAAATGAGAGGTTTAAGCTAAAAATTCCCAGAAGAGTGAAAAATGCTGACGACAGTAGTgacgatgatgatggtgatggtggcagAGACGAAGGCGGTAGTAATGGTAGGGGTCGGCAAGCGTGGTGGTGCCAGCAGTGATGGAGGTGATGTGATAACAATAACGATGCTCGAGACAGCAACAGTGAGGATAATGGTGATAGGGATGCTGGTGGTGAGGAAGACGGCGATACtgaggatggtgatggtggtagagATGACGGTAGTGAGGATAATGGGGATCAGCATTGATGGGGATGGCAGTGGTCGTTACATGACGATAGTGGCCATGGTAACAGTGATGGtgatggagagggaagggggagcaTGGTTCACATGAGGACCAAACAGAATGAGCCACACCCTGGAATGCACAGTCACCCTCTCTCAACAGATCACtttcctttttacatttattattattattattggtgtgtgtgtgtgtgtgtgtgtgtgtgtgtgtgtgtgtgtgtgtgtgtgtgacacagaggacaactttggggaaccagttctccttccaccttattgAGGAACGTCTCTCATTTCTGCTGCtgcactgtgagttccaggcaagctgGTCCCCGAGCTTCTGAGCGATTCTGTCTCTGCTGCTCTTGCTGTGGgtgtgctgggactacagatgaGCACCAGCAGAGCCGACGTTTTAATGTAGGTTttgggatggaactcaagtcatCTGGCTTGCATCACAAACACTTTTACCTGCTTTCCTTTTCAGAATGGCAGCTGGTGTCAGTTGTTCGGTTTTCCTAAGGAAATTCTCTAAACAGGACCAAtgctgtctgtgtgtatatgtggtgtctACCCATGGGGCCTGGGATGGTCAAACCCAGTCCCTGACCGACAGGTTTTTAAGTCTGGATGCTCAGGGCCAGGAGCTCAATTATGGTCGCCTCTGGATCACCAAACTGGGCACCTTGGAGTGGCAGCTGAGCAGAGCTAGCCAGAGGCAGTCACAACCTAGCCAAGTGTTTGATATTCCTGATGAGGGCAGAAGATTAAGAGCCCTGTGGCCTGCTGTCCATGCTTCCCAAGCAAGCCCTCTCAATCCTCCCACTGGGAAAGCTCCCCAGAGATCTGTGGTCACACCTGCCCCACCCAAACAGCAGCACCCCCATTTATGAGCACTGAGCTGGGCTTGGGCAGCACTAGGCTAAGCTCTTCAATAGAGAGGTCCAGCTCCATCTCTCAGCATAACTCACTCCACACTGTAGATGGGGAAACCAATGCTTAAAGGGTTAAGCCAGGAGAACCTGCTTCCTACGCCATAGACAGAAACAACAGAGCTAACCCTCAGAGCACTTGTAGGACTAAAACCCATCTCTGCATCACACAGCAGCAAAGGGCAGGTCTAAGTGTCTCCTTTCCCCATAGACACCACTTTAAGCACCTCAACCCTCATGGTTTTGCCAAACGAGTGGCCCTCTAATGGTGGCTTTCCCAGTCCCCCTGAGGGAGccagaaccagaaagaaagaggacTGAGAGAGAGGTCAGGACGACAGGTGAGGAAGAACAAAGGGTTCCTGCTTCCTCTCTTGCCCTATAGCTAGGCTTCTACCCCACATCTTCCTGAGGCCAAACTGGCTAGCCATGGTCCCCAGGTTAGCTCGAATTAGGATTAGGactacaaacacatgcatagtGCCTGGTGTTTACACATGGGCTCTGGGATTGAACAaaagtccttgtgcttgcaagacAGACACTTTACTGATTTAGCCATCTCCCTGGCATCACTGTTCCCCAAAGCAATTCACACCCTCCCAATGCCAGCGTGTGTGTGTCGTCCTTTACTCTGTCCCATTTCCATTTTAAGAAGAGGAATGCTTCCATTACTATAAAGGGACAGACAGAGTGAGGAGTCCCTGTGGGCAATGGAGCTGACATGTGTCTCAATTGCGATGAAGGTCACGCTTGTGGTGTGTGTTAACACTCACAGAATCATGCACTAAAGAAAGATCAATTCTACTTtgtgtttccattgagaaaataaattttagaaaaagagaGAATCAATGGCTTCAACCCACTAAATTGATTCCACAACCACTCTGGGTTCTAAGCTACAGCATGAAAATCCCTGCCCTGGAATCTCATTGACGGTGGGGTTGGGGACAGTCAACCAGGGTCACTGCTGCTCCTTGGagcagagggcaggagggagactTCACATTCTGACCTCCTTCTATCCTTTCCACAGTTGCTTTCTGCCATGGACAGTCCCGAAGGGATGACCCAGGTAAGGAAGCATGGGAAGggaagtgggagagggagagagagtaggGCAGCAGCTTTGGGGGCTACGTGAGGACCTGCCTGTTAAAAGAAACTGCCTCCTCCATCAACATGAACCCCACACAGACATCAGCCATGCCAGGACACATACCGGCGGCACCCTTCATAGCCAGAGAGCACCACGTGAATGCTAGCTAGCATGCCCCCTGCCCCCCGCTCCCCGCCCCACTCTGTGGGCAGGAAACATACCCACCAACAAGTGTACCTCACAAAGccttgtttcctctctggtcctcCGTGGTCATGGACACTTGCAGACAGACTGTGGGGAAAGGTTGTGTTAGGTTGCAAAGAGGGGGGTGTCTACACCTCAATCTTAGAAGCCACCGTTTCTCAATCAGGCAAAGGGTGGGCTACACAGCATCTCCTACTGGAGACTGACAGTGGACACTGAGCTAATGAAGGCCCTGAGAAGTCCCTCAGTGAAGAATCTCATTGATTTAGTTCTCCATGCTCGGGGTGAACCCCAGGGTCTTGCATGtactaagcaagtgttctaccaacAAGCTATATTCCCAACCTTAAACATGTTTTATGTTGGCAGTCTCCATATTCATCTACCACAGTCCCTTCTCCACATTAACCAGGATAACACTGTGCTGAGTTTATATGGAGAGAAATGACGGTCCTGTAAAGCCACCATGCAGCTTCAGGGGCCTTAGCAGGCCCTGGGGCCAGGACTTGGGCCCTTGCAAGCTGTCCCACCTTCAGGCTCTAGTAAAAGTCACTTGCTGTCTGAGCCTCACTTGCTCACCTATGGAAGAGGAGAAAGTATTTCCTTTTGGAGGACAAAGTGAGGAGCTTACTAAGCCAGGAGCCCATGAAGTATCTGCAATGGTTAGATGTGGACCAGTCCCCTGAACCCAGCTAGCCAGGTGACCTCAGGTAGCCACAGCCCTGTTCTCTCCATaggcaggaaggaaagggcagCCTGGTCAATGGCTCTAAGCCAAGGAAGCCTCCGAGAAAGCCTTTTCATTTTCAGATGTGTTCCTTGAATAAGTAAGACGTTTGTTCAGCTCAAAGCTTCCGATGGATCTGCTGCTAGTTTCGTTTGTCTCTGCTCCTCAtctgcccttccctcctctcacccAACACCTCAAGGAATGACTGTGCTTACTCCTCTTTTACATGTTCTCCCAGAATCTCTttgtagagacagagacagggacagagctagagagagacagaagacatAGTATCTGTGACTTCAACTAAGTGAAGATCAAAAACGAAGACAGaatctggggaaatggctcagtgtgcaAAATGCTCACCTTGCAAGCGTGAGGGCCAGAGTGTGGTCCCCAGAACTccaaacccaaaaacaaaaacaattcagaCATGGTGCCATTCCCTTGTCATCACAGCCctgtggagacagaagcaggcatgCCCCTGAGACTCACTGGCCAGATTAGCCTGCTAAGCTCCAGGCTACTGGGAAAccaaaccccatctcaaaaaaatgggaacaGTGCCTGAGGAAAAGTGCccagagttacacacacacacacacacacacacacacacacacacacacacaggcctatGTGTCCTGGACTCATACAGATGCCTTTCTTGTCAATGTTCCCTAAGCAGTACAAAGTCACAACCATTCGCATAGTTTTGCATTGTGCTAGAATTCtaagtaatctagagatgacAGCATACAAAGGACGTGTGTGGGTCAGAGGTAGACATTCTGCCATTCTGTTTGTTGTTACAGCACTGGGAACAGAACTCGAGACCTTGAGTATGTTAAACACATGCTCAGCtgagtggtggtgatgcacacctttgatcccagaacttgggaggcagaggcagaggcaggtggatctctgagtttgaggttagcctggtccacagagctattttcaggacagccagagaaaccctgtcaacaacaacaacaaaaaaaccaaaccaaacacaaactCCACCACTAAGCTACACCTCCAGGCCCATTTTTGGGtggttggcttgtttgtttgagagatgtgtggcccagattggcctcaaactcaccaagaatgactttgaacccCTTATCTTTCACCTTCTAggttctgggatgacaggcatgtgccaccttgccTGGTCCTAGACTACTTTAATGAGGAACTTAAGCATCTGTGGACTCTAGTACCCACTGGGAGATCCTAGAAGCACTTTCCATGAGTTCCAAGGGGCACCTCTAGATGTTATCTATTCCTCTCCCTGTCATGGACCTTTATAAAGTAACAAAGCCACAAGCCTGCCTATAACCTAAAAATTTCACTGTAAGGTATTTACTCAAGTGAAATAGAAATACAAGCCCACATGCTGGCCCACACATGTAAATTTATCAGCAGTTTGATTCACCGCCAGCAAAACAACTCACATGATACAtagaaaagaaatggggaaaattcacacaatgaaatattattctaaagtcaaaaaagaaatgactttctGATCTATACAGAAATACACATAAGCCTCAAGTATATGTAGAGGGCAAGAGGCAATAGCAAATGATGCTATATGATTCAATTCAATTACATGATCCTGTAGAAGACTAATCTTTCATGGCAGAAAGCAGGGCAGACCTTGCCAGAGGCTGTAGCCAGGGAAATGAACTGGCTGTCGAGGAGCAAGCAGGAAGTGTCTGGATGACAGACAGACTCTGTATCTAGATCACAGAGTGGCTGTGTGCTTGTAGATGTTTGTCAACTCCCACAGAACAGAACCCTTAAAATGAAAGTATTCTGCTGCAGGAAAATAGTCTCTCCATAaaattgattttgttgttgttgtttgttttgtttttcgagacagggtttctctgtggctttggaggctgtcatggaactagctcttgtagaccaggctggtctcaaactcacagagatccgcctgcctctgcctcccaagtgctgggattaaaggcatgcgccaccactgcccacctaaAATTGATTTTTGAtgtcttgttttgttgagacaggatctcctatACCTCAGGCTGtactcaaactcactatgtagatgaggacAACTTTGAATTCCtatttctcctgtctccacctgccaagtgctgggactgcagacatGTACCACCCACCTAATACAATTGATTTTAAATGCTAAAACACAAAGATCTTGGGAGAAAGAGCTGGGAAGACTGTTCAGtccagtaaagtgcttgtgtgtgagggcctgagttcaatccccagaacccacattagggagagagagaaaaagagagagagacagagagacagagagagggggagggagggagggagggaaggagagagagggagggagggagggagggagggaaagagagagaagcagggtaTTGTGGACAGTTGTAATCCTATGGTAGGTAGGAAGGGCAGAGCAAAttcccagggcttgctggccagcaggCTGAGCTGAATTGGTAAGTCCAACTCctagtgagagaccatgtctcaaaaaacaagatagacagctagctcctgaggaatgacactaaAAATTGACCTCTGACTcctaacacacatgcacacacatggagagaaagagacagagagagagagagagagagagagagagagagagagagagagagagagagagagagagagagagaccacatcAGGCCACACCTCAGGACTATTgaaactgaattttctttttttcttttcttttttttttttttggtttttcaagacagggtttctctgtgtagctttggagcctatcctggcactcgctctgaaacTGAATTTTCAAGATTGAGGGGATATTGTTGGACAGAAGGTGCTGAGGACATCTTGTTCACAGCCCCAAGGTTCTCTCTAGCTCATTAATCTGAGTCACAGTGTAGGGCCAACAGAGCAGCGCCGTGCCTGAGTTTCTCGGAAGGGGGAAACTCAGAAGGGGAAGCAAGAGCTGAGCCCCTGAGGAGAGTTTTTCCTCCATCACCTGACACCTCCCACTACCTCTTTGACCCCCCCTCACCCAGATCTCCAGGTGACTCTAAGTGGTACCAACTCCAAGTGCCAGGGTAAACTGGAGGTCCAGATAGGAAGCCTGAGGAGGACTGTGTGCAGTTCCAGTTGGAGCAGGAGCCGGGACCACTGGAGAAACACCCATGAGACCGAGAGAGTGTGCCAGAAGCTGGGATGTGGTTCTCTCTTGACTCTCGGCCACTTCTCTCTATTGGACAGACCCCAGAATCAGGTCTTCTGTCATGGACCCCTATTGTCCTTCTCCAACTGCAGCACAAGTTCACCAGCCGGGTGCCCTCCACTGAGCCTGGTCTGCCAAGGTGGGTGATGTTTTGTGGCACCCTGGGCTGAGGCCTGGGAAGGCAAGGGCATGGAAAGGGCATCCCAGTTTCAGTGCCCTGACTATAAACAGGAGAGGGGACTGGGTAAGGGGTGAGCCAAAAGCTGCTGTATCTGGCTGGCAAGACTAAAAAGCAGGACCTGGCTCTGCCAAATGCCAGCCTTGTCCTTTGCACCTAATTTCCTGCCAGTAATGTGTGGGACTGCCACCTCTCATGGACTTGAGAGGCAGAATAGGGGAGGGGGAGCCAAGTCAGCTTACCAACAAGTCAGGAGCCCTGTGTCTTCACATTGTCGCCACCCcagttcccctccttccctccactccccactccccaccattGTCTGCCTGTTTCATTGCAGAGCCCCAGATGACAACACCTCTACCCACAaccaccccacccaccaccacGCCAGAGCCCACAGGTAAGAAGGGTCTTGGGCTTcatggagggcaggagagggaaggggcTGACACAGAGAGTAAAGATCCAAGACCAGATCTGACAAAGCAGttgtagtcttgaactcacaggagctgtgattacctgcacaagattAGGTTGTCAACACTCCTtaatagagggaggagggacccACAAGACTTCCCTCCTCCCTGAGGAAGTATAGGCAGTTAATGGtcagagagacattttcttcagtgctgtgGCCACTGGTAAGGTGCCTGTGTTCCTGTAAATAGCCCTAATTAAATTCATTGAGCCACCAAAACAAGCCAAGAGAGAGATCCAGTTACATCTAAATTCCAGTGGAAAAGATTCAAGTGTGTCCTATGCAATGTTTGGGACCGTTGTCACCTCCCGAGGGTTCATGTGTTGGCACTCGGCAGCAAGGCATTGTGAAAGCCACATACACTCAGAcatgcctccctccttccagctcctcccagatttcGGCTGGTGCCAGGATCCAGGGGCCTGACGTGCTCGGGTATGGTGGAATTCTACAATGGCAGCAGAGGTGGCACCATTCTCTACGAGGCCAAGGACAGGCCCCTGGGCCTGGGGAGCCTCATCTGTAACACTCTGCAGTGTGGATCTTTCTTAACACATATGTCGGGGCCCGAGGCAACAGGGACACCTGCTCCTGAAGAGCTGAAGGACCCCAAGCCCTTGCCAATTGGATGGGAGGTGCGGAACGGGAGCTGTGCCTCGATGCAAGAGTGCTTCCACAAAACAAGACCCCAGGAGGGCGCCCAGGCGCTATCAGTCATCTGCTCCGGTAAGCTGCAAACAGACCACACTCCATCAGTCCCTCTGTTGCCTTGGAGTGGGGATGTGGGGTCCCCCGATCAGATGTTCAGATTTTATGAGAGGCCGGATAGGGATGAAGGACCAGCTGAGGCCTGAGCCCATGGCCTCCTCTAAAAGGTAGGACAAGTTAGATGAGGCAGTGTCTGAGGCATCTACAACGCAATCCCTGCCAGCCCAAAAGAGATACCATCTGGAGAAGTGGAGTCAGCTGGGATCCTAGTAGGAAGAGGAGACAAGGCTTCGAAACTGAGGCTTGGGCAAAGGCCTGGGGGCAACCGGGAGGCTGCCTTTACCAACAGGGTGTTTTCAAATCACCAGAAAGGAAGCTGGAGGGGTGGGAAGGCATGGGAGGTCTCTAAGGCCTGGCTCAGAGCACAGCTTCAGAGGCAGCCCCCAAAGGATGCTTGCTCTTCTGAGTCCTAAGTTCTAAGACTGGCAGTGCTGGTGGAGTTgaaatggagagagggaaagcTGACCTGTGAGACTCTACAGAGCCAAACCAGGATTGGGGACAGGCCAGAAGAAACCACAGTTCAAAGCAAGGCAGAATAACCACCAAGCATGGGAAGGAGTAGATTTGTGTCACCCGAAGTGCCCTACTGCATTATGGGTTCTGTTGCCAACAGACGACTTGGTTCTGGGCATCCTTCAGCTTTTATCGGTACCTTGGGAGGTGGGAACTACTGTTACTCTCTTTTTCCATGAGGAAGGGTGCAAAAAAGCTCAGCTTCCCCCCAGTATCACATAGCACTAGCTGAGTTGTGCCCGAAAGCAATGTCAATCCAGAGCCTATTCTCTAAACTTGAACTGCTCAAGGTGTGGTCCTAGACAGGCACCATCTGGAGACAGTTTCACCACTCCCCACACTCCCAACAAGAGCCAATTTCAGCAGGTCCTCAGGATTTCTACCCAACTGTAGGATGCACGGCTCTGAACTATAAAGTCTACAAGCAGGACAGCCTACTCTACTGGGCACCTGCTATAAAGTGGTCTTCTAGGCAAGAAGCAGCCCCCGCCCCAGATTCTCTGGCTCAGATGAGAGGCCCATGGCTGGCTCCAGTCCCACCTACCCCTCAGCTATGAACCCTAAAGCTCTCATGCAGGCTACAACCTGCAAAAGCCATTCCCAGGCTCTTGCTTTGAAGTTTCTTCTAAATAGAAGATTCACTAGGGCTTTGAAGGTGGGTGTTGCCATGGAAACTAACCAAAGCTGGTGAGCTCACTATTGACTCTAAATCAAGCTTAGTAGCTTCTGCCACAGATTCCCAAGCACCACCCTGATTAGCAGACATAAATACCTCTCTAGGCACCTGGCCTTACTGCCAAAAGCCTAACCGACAGGGTTCAGGGCCAGGGCAGCCAAATTCCTAGGTTCTGTCCCACCCATGAAGTATACCAGCTCTTCCTGGTCCCCaggtctcagtttcctccttctAAAAAGCCCTCCCTATTCCTAAGGAATAGCAAGAGAGTAAAAAGGCATGGCCACCCTGACAGCTTCTTTGTTACTGCTGTCTTGAGATAGCTGCCACCACCTGCCCAGAAGCCCCAGGGACCAGAACTTTCTGGAGGGAAGTGCTGGGGAGGCTGTTAGGATGCTCTTACAAAGGACAGCATCTTCCTTGGCGTGCTAATCCCTGCTAAGGCCTTCAGGTCAGGCCTGCCACCTCATCATCACTTCCCTTCTGCAGACTTCCAGCCCAAGGTTCAGAGCCGCCTGGTGGGGGGCAGCAGCTTGTGTGAGGGCATCGCTGAAGTGCGCCAGGGATCACAATGGGCCACCCTGTGCGACAGTCCTGCTGCCAGGGGTCAGGCACGGTGGGACGAGCTGTG
The DNA window shown above is from Cricetulus griseus strain 17A/GY chromosome 3, alternate assembly CriGri-PICRH-1.0, whole genome shotgun sequence and carries:
- the Cd5 gene encoding T-cell surface glycoprotein CD5 isoform X2, which codes for MDSHQVLLAAAYVLGTLVAFCHGQSRRDDPDLQVTLSGTNSKCQGKLEVQIGSLRRTVCSSSWSRSRDHWRNTHETERVCQKLGCGSLLTLGHFSLLDRPQNQVFCHGPLLSFSNCSTSSPAGCPPLSLVCQEPQMTTPLPTTTPPTTTPEPTAPPRFRLVPGSRGLTCSGMVEFYNGSRGGTILYEAKDRPLGLGSLICNTLQCGSFLTHMSGPEATGTPAPEELKDPKPLPIGWEVRNGSCASMQECFHKTRPQEGAQALSVICSDFQPKVQSRLVGGSSLCEGIAEVRQGSQWATLCDSPAARGQARWDELCREQQCGSLISFHALDADRTSTGLVCTQEKLSLCYQLQKKNNCKRVLVTCQNPNPAGLAPGTVASIILTLVLLVVLLVMCGPLIYKKLVKKFRQKKQRQWIGPTGVNQSMSFHRSHTATVRSQVENPTASHVDNEYSQPPRNSHLSAYPALEGALHRSSTQPDNSSDSDYDLQVAQRL